The genomic region CCCCTCACACTGGCACAAGCTGTATCCCATTGCCCAGGGAGACCGCCAGTCACCAATCAATATCGTATCTAGCCAGGCTGTGTACTCACCCAGCCTGAAGCCACTGGAGATTTCCTATGAGTCCTGCATATCCCTCAGCATCGCCAACAATGGCCACTCTGTCCAAGTGGACTTCAGTGACAGCGATGACCGAACTGGTAAGTGGTCCCTGCCAGCCGCTGGCACTCTTCTCCCTGGGATCCTAACCTGATTGGGGCAGGCTCAAAAAGGGCAGAACGCTATGCTGGGAAAGGAAGGCTCCACTTTTCACCAGCTGTGAAGCCTCAGTCTCCTGATGCATAAAATGGGGGGCATTAAGACCCTGTTTccctccctggggtcacagagagaaaaaatgaaaaacctggAGTGATGTCTGTAGTGCTGGCATGTAGTAGATGCACAAGAAATactaattctttttcttctctttcattcagTTCTTGAGGTCGGGTTTGTTTCCACTCCCTGCCCCATCACTGACCTGCTGTGTGACCTAAGGCCAAACCCTCCTCTGTGTGTGATCTGGTTAAGCCCAGCAGAAAGAGAATGGAGCTAAAATGTTCTGCGTGCCAGGCCACTTGTTAAGGTCATAGGCAGTTGGTTTATTCCTCTTAAGAACCTGCCTCTAAGATGGGCTAGCCAAAACTTAGTAAGCTGGGGAGGGCCAGAACCTGCCTGGTCCTACCCCGAAGTCTCCAGCCCACCTATAGCCTCAAATCCCAACTATCTTGGACCAAAGGGAGCCCAGTGGGAACTTGTGGCAGCTCCTTCCAGGGTCTCTTTGCCCTGGGATTAGAGGGTTTCTCCATGATAAATTCCTAGACAGAAGGCTTGGGAGTGCTCCTTAGTATAAGGATTTTTGTCCTTATGACCAGGCCTGTGAGGGGTCGAGTGGGACAAGGAGGGAACCTGCTAAAGTTTCTTACATAAGGAAGTGACTGGTACTCTGCCCCTCATTCTCCTACGCCTACCCCTGCCCCCCATACATGCAATGAAAGTACTCAGGGGAACTCAAGTTTCAAATAGAAGATCAAAAGGCAGACAAGAGGAGGAAAGCCAGATGGGAATGATCTTATTTGCTTAGTCCCGAGTTCTCTGGTAGGctaggaaaaaagggaaagaggatCAGTTATAATTCTTGCTGCAGAAGGGAGGAAATCCAGCAGATCCTCAGAAGAGAGACACAGCATTCCTGGTACTGAATTCTAAGTAAAAGACTCTCGCCCAGAACTTTGGGGAGGGACATGGGGCTCTTGatgacattgttgttgttgtttagtcactaagtcgtgtccaactcttagcgaccctgtggaatgtagcctgccaggctcctctgtcctttgggatttcccaggcaagaatactggagtgggttgccatttttttctccagggaatcttcccaaccagggatcaaatctgcatcccctgcactggcagattctctaccgctaagctaccagggaggcACCTAAGATCACAGTTTGTGAAGGAGTAGTTTTCAAGTGACTGGACCTTCCGAATAACCTTCAGAGGGCACTGAGGGCTCGATTCAGACATAAGTAGCTCAGTGAAGGCCACTCTTGGTAGGGAAGGCCCAAGGGCGCATTCCTCTGGACTACGGATCCAGGGGCTCACTTTCTAGCCTGGCTGGGGTTCCCTCCCTTAATAGAATGCCCAGGCCTGAGGGGTTAGGGGCCCAGTGGAAAGAAAATAGGCTTAGGAGTGAGAGAGCTGGGGCTctgccacttcccagctgtgtgaccttgggcaagagaCCTACCTTTTCGAGCCTCTGTGCCACATCTGGCCAGGGGGGTAACAATGTGTCCCCCTCTAGGCCACTGTGGGGGTTGATGTCTGCAGAGTGCCTGAACACATAGTAAGTACACCGAGAATGGCAGTGTGTTCTGTGGTCAGGATGCAGAGAGCAGGCGAGGAAGCCAAGCTCAAGGGTTAGGGAGGGAGGTCACTCTCTAAGAGGTTACACTATGGAGTCCCAGGTGGGGCATGCTCAGAAGAGTGAGCCTCCACAGTCTATATCAGAAGCTCAGTCTGTAGGCCCTCCCCAGGATGGAGGCATCCTCATTGGGCCTCAACCCAGAGCCACCACCTTCAGGCTCAGTTAACCACCCAGCATTGCCATGGACAGACCTGCTGCTCAGGTGAGGCGGGACAGTGAGACGGGGCCTCTGGGCTGTCCCATTATCCTCCTCCTCGAGGGGCCCACAAGGGTCAGGGCCCTGCCCTGGTCACCCATTCTGGAGGGGCCTAGTGGAACTCTGAGCCCAGGGCCGTCACCTGATCCAGGAGCTCACATTCAGGCCTGGTGGGGGCTCCCTCCACTGCTAGATCTATTTCAGCTAGAAATTCAATCAGTCCCAGGAGGCCTTGTGTGTGGCCTCTGCTCACTGGGTATCAGAGTAGGAAAGTCACAAAACCAGCATAAATTGGCCCTGCCAAAGAGGCCATGAGGGCGGGACTCTGGTCAAGACAGGGGCCTGACCCTTGGAGTGGGGATCCTCAGGAGCTGGCCTCTGGACATCAGGTCCTAGGGACCCACCAGGTTCTGGGCAGGCAACACAGCCTGGTAATTAGGGCCTTGGGCTCTGGACTTACATGAAGTAGATATAGGCTTGTATCTTAGCTCAGTGCCTTgctgtgtgtgaccttgggcaaagacCTTGCCCTCTCTGTCTCTCGGTTCCTCCTTTATACAATAGGAATAATAAAAAGTTCTGTCCTGAGTTACCATGAAGATTAAAGAAGAGAATCCTTCTGACCCAGCTCTGAGTCAGGGCTGCAGGCATGGGACGTCTACTGTTAGTGGTGAAGGGGGTCTAAGAAGCAACATCCCAGCTTCCACTGGAAAgtgggcaggagtggggaggaCAGCCTGATGGAAGGATGTACCCTGTCagtaccagactcctctgccacCTACAGGCCTCCAGGATTTCTGCCCTGGCCCAGTCAAGGGCATAGAGAACTGCGTGGGGACTGATCCAAGTCCACTTAGCCCCAGGAATGTTCCAAATGAAAAGCttatctcccttctccctccctgatGCTAGTACTGCCGCCTTCAGGCAGTGTGGGGTCTCTTATGGCTATTGCTACAGGTCCCCCTTCTCCCGCAGTGGTGTCTGGGGGCCCCCTGGATGGGCCCTACCGGCTTAAGCAGTTCCATTTCCACTGGGGCAAGAAGCACAGTGTGGGCTCGGAGCACACGGTGGATGGCAAGTCATTCCCCAGCGAGGTAAGACCCTCCTCTGCCTGATGGGGGAGGGAATGGGGTACTGGGGAGTCAGGGGTTTGCTAGGTGCCCAGTGTGGGGCACTGGAGGGAGTGAAGTCCCCTAAGGGACTTCCACGCACCCTCAGCACAGGGTCTTCCACCTGAAGTTGGCCCACTGTTGTGCTGATCTGTGTGTCCAGAAGGAATTTTCTGAAGGGCAGATCCAGTCCTATCACAGCCTTGCAACAACCCTTCAAGGATTAAGCCTGGCATTCTAAGGGCCTGCATGACCTGGCTTTGCCTGGCCTCATCTCACCTTGACCTTTTCTCATACTGACCTGCATGTAATGAATCCCTGCCCACACCTGGCTCTttaatgttgctgttgttattgtttagtcactaagtcttgtcctactcttttgcaaccccatcgactatagtttgccagcctcctctgtccatgggattctccaggcaagaatactggagtgggttgccatttccttctccaggggatctcctggacccagggatcgaacccacatctcctgtgtctcctgcattgacaggcagattctttaccactgagccacctgggaagcttggctCTTTCATACCTCTAGGCATTTACCTATGCTGTTCTTTCTGCCTGAAATACCTTTCCCGGAGAGTTCCATTGGGTAACCCTCTTCTGATTCTTTGGCCTCAGCTGCAGGATCCACTTCCTCAGGGAGGTGTCACGTTAGATGGTCATTATCTATTTCACAGTTCATGGAGGGCAGGGCCTGAGCTCTTTGGTCCCTTGGGGCTCAGGAAAGGGTCAGACCTAGAACAGGGTTAATGCTGTCTTTGACCCATGGCGCCCACAGGAGCCCCTCCTGCAGGGGGCCAGGAGTCCTGTGGGAGTGAGGGAAACCTAGCCCTGAGCTCTCACGGAGCCTGGGAGGCACTGAGCACTGGCCTGGCCCGTTGTTGCCCTGTAGCTGCACCTGGTTCATTGGAACGCCAAGAAGTACAGCACATTTGGGGAGGCGGCCTCGGCGCCCGATGGCCTGGCTGTGGTCGGTGTCTTCCTGGAGGTGAGGGGGTTACCTGGGGCCCAGAAGGCCATGGGAGGCCTGGTGCCACCCCTAGTCCCAGAACATAGTGAATTCTGGGCTCACGCTGCCTTCTCTCTGACAGACAGGGGACGAGCACCCCAGCATGAACCGTCTGACAGATGCGCTCTACATGGTTCGGTTTAAGGTGAGACCAGGGGTCAGTGCCCTTGATCCAGAGCAgcctgggaagggagggagaaccGGGCTAGATCATGGAGTGGGCCCTCCCATTCCTCCATCCCGCAGCAGACCCTTGCAGAGGTGAAGGGTGCAGGTCCGCAGCTGTGGGGTGCTGCAACTGACTCCTCATCATCAGGGTCCATGGCCCTGC from Bubalus bubalis isolate 160015118507 breed Murrah chromosome 18, NDDB_SH_1, whole genome shotgun sequence harbors:
- the CA7 gene encoding carbonic anhydrase 7 isoform X3 yields the protein MTGHHGWGYGQNDGPSHWHKLYPIAQGDRQSPINIVSSQAVYSPSLKPLEISYESCISLSIANNGHSVQVDFSDSDDRTGPPSPAVVSGGPLDGPYRLKQFHFHWGKKHSVGSEHTVDGKSFPSETGDEHPSMNRLTDALYMVRFKGTKAQFSCFNPKCLLPASRHYWTYPGSLTTPPLSESVTWIVLREPIRISERQMEKFRSLLFTSEEDERIHMVNNFRPPQPLKGRVVKASFRA
- the CA7 gene encoding carbonic anhydrase 7 isoform X4; the encoded protein is MTGHHGWGYGQNDGPSHWHKLYPIAQGDRQSPINIVSSQAVYSPSLKPLEISYESCISLSIANNGHSVQVDFSDSDDRTVVSGGPLDGPYRLKQFHFHWGKKHSVGSEHTVDGKSFPSETGDEHPSMNRLTDALYMVRFKGTKAQFSCFNPKCLLPASRHYWTYPGSLTTPPLSESVTWIVLREPIRISERQMEKFRSLLFTSEEDERIHMVNNFRPPQPLKGRVVKASFRA
- the CA7 gene encoding carbonic anhydrase 7 isoform X1, with product MTGHHGWGYGQNDGPSHWHKLYPIAQGDRQSPINIVSSQAVYSPSLKPLEISYESCISLSIANNGHSVQVDFSDSDDRTGPPSPAVVSGGPLDGPYRLKQFHFHWGKKHSVGSEHTVDGKSFPSELHLVHWNAKKYSTFGEAASAPDGLAVVGVFLETGDEHPSMNRLTDALYMVRFKGTKAQFSCFNPKCLLPASRHYWTYPGSLTTPPLSESVTWIVLREPIRISERQMEKFRSLLFTSEEDERIHMVNNFRPPQPLKGRVVKASFRA
- the CA7 gene encoding carbonic anhydrase 7 isoform X2, whose translation is MTGHHGWGYGQNDGPSHWHKLYPIAQGDRQSPINIVSSQAVYSPSLKPLEISYESCISLSIANNGHSVQVDFSDSDDRTVVSGGPLDGPYRLKQFHFHWGKKHSVGSEHTVDGKSFPSELHLVHWNAKKYSTFGEAASAPDGLAVVGVFLETGDEHPSMNRLTDALYMVRFKGTKAQFSCFNPKCLLPASRHYWTYPGSLTTPPLSESVTWIVLREPIRISERQMEKFRSLLFTSEEDERIHMVNNFRPPQPLKGRVVKASFRA